The following proteins are co-located in the Helicobacter acinonychis genome:
- the mtaB gene encoding tRNA (N(6)-L-threonylcarbamoyladenosine(37)-C(2))-methylthiotransferase MtaB: MKKVYFKTFGCRTNLFDTQVMGENLKDFSATLEENEADIIIINSCTVTNGADSAVRSYAKKMVRLNKEVLFTGCGVKTQGKELFEKGFLKGVFGHDNKEKINTLLQEKKRFFIDDNLENKHLDTTMVSEFVGKTRAFIKIQEGCDFDCNYCIIPSVRGRARSFEERKILEQAGLLCAKGVQEVVLTGTNVGSYGKDRESNIARLIKKLSQIVGLKRIRIGSLEPNQINDEFLELLEEDFLEKHLHIALQHSHDFMLERMNRRNRVKSDRELLEVIASKNFAIGTDFIVGHPGESESVFEKAFENLEGLPLTHIHPFIYSKRKDTPSSLMHDSVSLEVSKKRLNAIKDLIFHKNKVFRQLQLKRNTPLKALVEAQKDGEFKALDQFFNPIKIKSDKPLRASFLEIKEYEIKERENYAIF, encoded by the coding sequence ATGAAAAAAGTCTATTTTAAAACTTTTGGGTGCAGAACGAATCTTTTTGACACGCAAGTGATGGGCGAGAATTTAAAGGATTTTAGCGCGACTTTAGAAGAAAATGAAGCGGATATTATTATTATCAATTCTTGCACCGTAACTAATGGGGCTGATAGCGCGGTAAGGAGCTACGCTAAAAAAATGGTGCGTTTGAATAAGGAAGTGTTATTCACTGGCTGTGGGGTGAAAACTCAAGGCAAAGAGCTTTTTGAAAAAGGGTTTTTAAAGGGCGTTTTTGGGCATGACAATAAAGAAAAGATCAATACGCTTTTACAAGAAAAAAAGCGTTTTTTCATAGATGATAATTTAGAAAACAAGCACTTAGACACCACGATGGTGAGCGAGTTTGTGGGCAAGACTAGGGCGTTTATTAAGATTCAAGAGGGTTGTGATTTTGATTGCAATTATTGCATTATCCCAAGCGTGAGAGGGAGAGCTAGGAGTTTTGAAGAAAGAAAAATTTTAGAGCAGGCGGGCCTTTTATGCGCTAAAGGGGTTCAAGAAGTGGTCTTAACCGGCACTAATGTGGGGAGCTATGGGAAAGATAGAGAGAGTAATATCGCAAGATTGATTAAAAAATTAAGCCAAATTGTTGGATTAAAACGCATCAGAATTGGGAGCTTAGAGCCTAATCAAATCAACGATGAGTTTTTAGAGCTTTTAGAAGAGGATTTTTTAGAAAAACATTTGCATATCGCTTTACAGCATAGTCATGACTTCATGTTAGAGAGGATGAACAGGAGGAATCGCGTGAAAAGCGATAGGGAATTATTAGAGGTAATTGCTTCTAAAAATTTTGCTATCGGCACGGATTTTATTGTAGGGCATCCGGGCGAGAGTGAAAGCGTTTTTGAAAAGGCGTTTGAAAATTTAGAGGGCTTGCCTTTAACGCATATCCACCCTTTTATTTATAGCAAACGAAAAGATACCCCTTCTAGTTTGATGCATGATAGCGTGAGTTTAGAAGTTTCTAAAAAGCGTTTGAATGCGATTAAAGATTTGATTTTTCATAAAAATAAGGTGTTCAGACAATTGCAACTCAAGCGTAACACGCCCCTAAAAGCTTTAGTGGAAGCGCAAAAAGATGGCGAATTTAAAGCCTTGGATCAATTTTTTAACCCCATTAAAATCAAAAGCGATAAGCCTTTAAGGGCTAGTTTTTTAGAAATCAAAGAGTATGAAATTAAGGAGAGAGAAAATTATGCCATTTTCTAA
- a CDS encoding DUF4149 domain-containing protein, whose protein sequence is MKKISLKISLGVYLLLLGILGGSLIILGAIVAPIVFKASSILPELNLTSFESGKLMAQIFVRFNYLLGAVGFIVLLYEIISFIYSKRSFACLIFGVAIGVLCLLFVFYYTPYILNAQKIGEAAIQSDAFARLHTQSEWLFKELFVLVCTLFFWHLFGKNAV, encoded by the coding sequence ATGAAAAAGATTAGTTTAAAAATCAGTTTAGGGGTGTATTTGCTTCTTTTAGGCATTTTGGGTGGCTCTTTGATCATTTTAGGAGCGATAGTCGCACCGATTGTTTTCAAAGCTTCAAGCATTTTGCCTGAATTGAATCTAACTTCATTTGAAAGCGGGAAACTCATGGCACAAATCTTTGTGCGTTTCAATTATCTTTTGGGCGCGGTGGGGTTTATAGTGTTACTTTATGAAATCATTTCATTTATTTACTCTAAAAGATCGTTTGCGTGTTTGATCTTTGGCGTGGCGATAGGGGTGTTGTGCTTGCTCTTTGTTTTTTATTACACGCCTTATATTTTGAACGCTCAAAAAATAGGCGAAGCTGCAATCCAAAGCGATGCATTTGCTCGCTTGCACACTCAAAGCGAATGGCTGTTTAAGGAATTGTTTGTGTTGGTGTGCACTTTGTTTTTTTGGCACTTGTTTGGAAAAAACGCGGTTTAA
- a CDS encoding AAA family ATPase produces MPFSKSLENLINPFKRIKNRSLVLALGFLILTFCLLLFLIFSDISRLISSKDFFYVIQSHPKQTLIEDENYFYANKGLYKTNKEAFLRAYKIPENMPIEKRQNLSKGSKMNLALLFFISSMLFGIFWRLPKRLNTKTSLESAAKNELENAFQRYDALGVRFEDIAGVSEVKEELLEVIDYLKNPRKYQNLGIFLPKGVLLIGPPGVGKTMIAKALASEAKVPFFYESGSAFSQIYVGAGAKKVHELFMHAKKHAPSIIFIDEIDALGKARGGHRSDEREATLNQLLTEMDGFLQNDEVVVIGATNQMEVMDEALLRSKRFDRRIFISLPDLLERQSILEKLLENKKHALDYLKIAKICVGFSGAMLATLINESVLNALKHQRTEITHSDILEVKDKIAYGKKKPQTLDENQKELVALYQSAKALSAYWLEIEFDKVPLLGEFIVFNENKIHSESEIKNYIKVYLSGTIILELLYKERYSLSKQDLQKAKFLNEFMASELLLAPTKESLNALYEEQLEFLKPQITTCKRLSALLLEQEYLEYSNLYDLLNG; encoded by the coding sequence ATGCCATTTTCTAAAAGTTTAGAAAATCTCATCAACCCTTTTAAACGCATCAAAAACCGCTCGCTTGTGTTGGCGTTAGGGTTTTTGATCCTTACTTTTTGCTTGCTTCTTTTTTTAATTTTCAGCGATATTTCTAGGCTCATATCTAGTAAGGACTTTTTCTATGTGATCCAATCCCACCCCAAACAAACTTTAATTGAAGATGAAAATTATTTTTATGCTAATAAAGGGCTTTATAAAACCAACAAAGAAGCCTTTTTAAGGGCTTATAAAATCCCAGAAAACATGCCCATAGAAAAACGACAAAATTTAAGCAAGGGTTCTAAAATGAATTTAGCGTTGCTTTTTTTTATTTCTAGCATGCTTTTTGGGATCTTTTGGCGTTTGCCCAAACGATTGAATACTAAAACGAGTTTAGAGAGCGCAGCTAAAAATGAATTAGAAAATGCATTCCAACGATACGATGCATTAGGGGTGCGTTTTGAAGATATTGCAGGGGTGAGTGAAGTTAAAGAAGAATTATTAGAAGTGATAGATTATTTAAAAAACCCTAGAAAATACCAGAATTTAGGGATTTTCCTCCCTAAAGGCGTGCTTTTAATCGGGCCTCCTGGAGTGGGGAAAACCATGATCGCTAAAGCTTTAGCGAGTGAAGCTAAAGTGCCGTTTTTTTATGAAAGCGGGAGCGCGTTTTCTCAAATTTATGTAGGCGCTGGGGCTAAAAAAGTGCATGAACTTTTTATGCATGCCAAAAAACATGCCCCCTCTATTATTTTTATTGATGAAATTGATGCCTTGGGTAAGGCTAGGGGAGGGCATAGGAGCGATGAAAGAGAAGCCACGCTCAATCAGCTTTTAACCGAAATGGATGGGTTTTTGCAAAATGATGAGGTGGTGGTGATAGGAGCGACCAACCAAATGGAAGTGATGGATGAAGCGTTATTAAGGAGTAAACGATTTGACAGGCGTATTTTCATCTCTTTACCGGATTTGTTAGAGAGACAAAGCATTTTAGAAAAGCTTTTAGAAAATAAAAAACACGCGCTAGACTATCTTAAGATCGCTAAAATTTGCGTGGGTTTTAGTGGGGCGATGTTAGCGACTTTAATCAATGAAAGCGTTCTAAACGCCCTAAAACACCAACGGACAGAAATCACTCATAGCGATATTTTAGAAGTGAAAGACAAGATCGCTTATGGCAAGAAAAAGCCCCAAACTTTAGATGAAAACCAAAAGGAATTAGTCGCTTTATATCAAAGTGCGAAAGCCTTAAGCGCGTATTGGCTAGAAATTGAATTTGATAAAGTGCCTTTATTAGGGGAATTTATTGTGTTTAATGAAAATAAAATCCATAGCGAAAGCGAGATTAAAAATTATATTAAAGTGTATTTGAGTGGGACGATTATTTTAGAGTTGCTCTATAAGGAGCGTTATAGTTTGTCCAAACAAGACTTACAAAAAGCGAAATTTTTAAATGAATTTATGGCTAGTGAGCTTCTTTTAGCCCCTACAAAAGAGTCCTTGAACGCTCTTTATGAGGAGCAATTGGAGTTTTTAAAACCACAAATAACGACTTGCAAGCGATTGAGCGCTCTGTTGTTAGAGCAAGAATATTTAGAGTATTCTAATTTGTATGATTTATTGAATGGGTGA
- a CDS encoding mechanosensitive ion channel family protein codes for MALRVLLFFCFLLLCAEDKSQELLSIQKQMALVDKKLTKDDNVWLKKFENYKIYNQIYTEKESVRQELRHLKFQKNKDLLKISTLEHTLKALESQQKMFESYGVNPFKDLIERPNIPNIPNIANPIAIIDGISFIKSMRLKHEDLKNNQIALEEVLKLLDEKHQLLSQWQALDKNAKLSDEIYQTQAKRLELQGAQNILKTTIGIFQKDSDEAVSIVKTQIKNQLLKLLYVFLTALLSVVFAWILKVISSKYIENNERVYTVNKAINFVNVSVIVLIFLFSYLENVTYLVTVLGFASAGLAIAMKDLFMSLLGWFIILIGGSVHVGDRVRIAKGTDIFIGDVLDISMLHITILEDVTLTTYSNNRRAGRIVFVPNNYIFTTMFANYSHFGMKTVWDGVDFCVTFDSDFKKASKIALNIATELSKEYTDITYKQLNKMRDRYSLRSLSVKPRCFLMPENNGIKISVWYQTNSYATLSLRSKITAEIIEAFLKEENIHIAYTTSKLLKVDTEGDGFGNKR; via the coding sequence ATGGCATTAAGGGTATTGTTATTCTTTTGTTTTTTGTTGTTGTGTGCAGAAGATAAAAGCCAAGAGTTATTGTCCATACAAAAACAAATGGCTTTGGTGGATAAAAAACTCACTAAAGATGATAATGTGTGGTTGAAGAAATTTGAAAACTATAAGATTTACAACCAAATTTATACTGAAAAAGAGAGCGTGAGGCAGGAATTAAGGCACTTGAAATTCCAAAAAAATAAGGATCTCTTAAAGATTAGCACTTTAGAGCATACCTTAAAGGCTTTAGAATCCCAACAAAAAATGTTTGAAAGCTATGGGGTCAATCCTTTTAAGGACTTGATAGAGCGCCCCAATATCCCCAATATCCCCAATATCGCCAACCCTATTGCGATCATTGATGGCATTTCTTTCATTAAAAGCATGCGTTTAAAGCATGAAGACCTTAAAAACAACCAGATTGCTTTAGAAGAGGTTTTGAAGCTTTTAGATGAAAAACACCAGCTTTTAAGTCAATGGCAGGCATTGGATAAAAACGCGAAATTGAGCGATGAGATTTATCAAACTCAAGCCAAACGATTAGAATTGCAAGGGGCTCAAAACATTTTAAAAACCACGATTGGGATCTTTCAAAAAGACAGCGATGAAGCCGTTAGCATTGTAAAAACCCAAATCAAAAACCAGCTTTTAAAATTGCTTTATGTGTTTTTAACCGCCCTTTTGAGCGTGGTGTTTGCGTGGATTTTAAAAGTCATTTCCAGTAAATACATTGAAAATAACGAGCGCGTTTATACCGTTAATAAAGCCATTAACTTTGTGAATGTGAGCGTGATTGTTTTAATCTTTCTTTTTTCTTATTTAGAAAATGTGACTTATTTAGTCACGGTTTTAGGCTTTGCGAGTGCGGGCTTGGCGATTGCGATGAAAGACTTGTTCATGAGCTTGCTTGGGTGGTTTATTATTTTGATCGGAGGGAGTGTGCATGTGGGCGATAGGGTGCGTATCGCTAAAGGGACTGATATTTTTATTGGCGATGTGTTGGATATTTCTATGTTGCACATTACGATTTTAGAAGATGTGACCTTAACCACTTATTCTAATAACAGAAGAGCGGGCCGGATTGTTTTTGTGCCTAATAATTATATTTTCACTACCATGTTTGCCAATTACAGCCATTTTGGCATGAAAACGGTTTGGGATGGGGTGGATTTTTGCGTGACATTTGATTCTGATTTTAAAAAAGCTTCTAAAATTGCACTCAATATCGCGACAGAATTGTCTAAAGAATACACGGATATTACTTATAAACAGCTCAATAAAATGCGCGACAGGTATTCTTTAAGGAGTTTGAGCGTGAAGCCGCGATGCTTTTTGATGCCTGAAAATAATGGGATAAAGATTTCAGTGTGGTATCAAACCAATTCGTATGCCACTTTGTCTTTAAGGAGCAAGATTACGGCTGAAATTATTGAAGCTTTTTTGAAAGAAGAAAATATCCATATCGCTTATACCACCAGCAAATTGCTTAAAGTGGATACTGAGGGCGATGGCTTTGGGAATAAAAGGTAA
- the bioV gene encoding pimelyl-ACP methyl ester esterase BioV, producing MRFFSGFGFVNESVLFEEWLLKGAYDVSGFSMGAIKAIEYAYNEVLQQRRINSLLLFSPCMLAHKSLAFKRLQLYSFQKDPQSYMDNFYQAVGLDAQLERFKKMGSLEELEFLLNYKYSDHTIRLLLEKGVKIEVFIGLKDKITDIQALLEFFMPLAQVWQFKSYNHLLQKS from the coding sequence ATGCGTTTTTTTAGTGGTTTTGGGTTTGTTAATGAAAGCGTGTTGTTTGAAGAGTGGCTTTTAAAAGGGGCTTATGATGTGTCAGGCTTTTCTATGGGGGCTATTAAGGCGATAGAATACGCCTATAATGAAGTCTTACAACAACGACGCATCAATTCCTTATTATTGTTTTCGCCTTGCATGTTGGCCCATAAGAGTTTGGCGTTCAAACGATTGCAACTTTATTCTTTTCAAAAAGACCCACAAAGCTACATGGATAACTTTTATCAAGCAGTGGGTTTGGACGCTCAATTAGAGCGTTTTAAAAAAATGGGTTCTTTAGAAGAATTGGAATTTTTATTGAATTACAAGTATAGTGATCATACAATTAGGCTTTTATTAGAAAAAGGCGTGAAAATTGAAGTGTTTATCGGTTTAAAAGACAAAATTACTGATATTCAAGCTTTGTTGGAATTTTTCATGCCTTTAGCCCAAGTGTGGCAGTTTAAAAGCTATAACCATTTGTTGCAAAAATCTTAA